The Guyparkeria halophila DNA window AGCACCTTCTCGGCGGTCTCGCCCTCCACCGGCGCGTTGGTCGACGGCCGCATGGTGACTTCGCTCTCCTCGGGCGGCAGGCCGGCATCGATCATGGCCTGCTTGACGTCATGATAGGTCTCCGGCGTGGTGGTCACCTCGATCGAGTTGTCGTCGAACACCTCGATGTCCTCGGCACCGGCCTCCATCGCCGCCTCCATGACCGGGTCCTCGTCACTGCCCGGCGGGTAGTAGAGCACGCCGAGACGGGAGAACAGGAAGGCGACCGAACCGTCGGTACCCAGATTGCCACCGTTCTTGGAGAAGGCGTGGCGCACGTCGGCCACCGTCCGGGTGTTGTTGTCGGTCATGCCCGTCACGTAGACGGCCACGCCGCCCGGGCCGTAACCCTCGAAGGAGACCTCGACGAAGTCCTGCCCCTCGAGGTCACCGGCACCACGCTTGGCGGCGCGCTCGATGGTGTCTTTGGGCATGTTGGCACCCAGCGCCTTGTCCCAGGCCAGGCGCAGACGCGGATTGGCCGCCGGGTCGGCATTGCCGCCCGTGCGCGCGGCCACGGTGATCTCGCGGATGATCTTCGTCCAGATCTTGCCGCGCTTCTTATCCTGCGCCGCCTTGCGGTGCTTGATGTTCGCCCACTTGCTGTGACCGGCCATCGGCGTGATTCCTCATTGACGGTGAAAACGCGCCCCGAAAACGGGACGTATCGATAATGCGCGCCATTCTATCAAAGCCCGGCCATCACCCCGACGCCAGATGCCGGTCTTCCCGCCACCAGAAGAACCAGAGCGACAACGCCGCGAGATACAAAACGGCCATCCCCACGGCCAGGGCAAACAGGGAATCCGCCAGCCACGCGACCATCAACCCCGACACCAGGCCGGCGAACGCCATCTGGGTCGCCCCCTGCAGCGCCGAGGCCAGCCCCCGCTGTGCCGGC harbors:
- a CDS encoding YebC/PmpR family DNA-binding transcriptional regulator, giving the protein MAGHSKWANIKHRKAAQDKKRGKIWTKIIREITVAARTGGNADPAANPRLRLAWDKALGANMPKDTIERAAKRGAGDLEGQDFVEVSFEGYGPGGVAVYVTGMTDNNTRTVADVRHAFSKNGGNLGTDGSVAFLFSRLGVLYYPPGSDEDPVMEAAMEAGAEDIEVFDDNSIEVTTTPETYHDVKQAMIDAGLPPEESEVTMRPSTNAPVEGETAEKVLKLIDMLEDLDDVQDVYHNGEIPEAAYA